From one Pseudomonas sp. S35 genomic stretch:
- a CDS encoding IS256 family transposase, producing MPTKKKPAREALRDLPSIPKELIDQFVSGPMSAEAIQDASMAFKKALIERALGAELGHHLGYPQGAERPEESSNQRNGKSGKTVLTDDGPLRLDIPRDRDGSFAPILIPKHERRFTGFDDKIIAMYARGMTVREIRAFLSEQYGTDVSHDFISSVTDAVLEEVTAWQQRPLEPMYPVIFFDALRVKIRDEGLVRNKAIYLALGVLPDGTRDILGIWIETTEGAKFWMKVFNDLKTRGVEDVLIAVTDGLKGMPEALSAVFPETTLQTCIVHLIRNSLDYAPWDKRRELAKALKPIYQALNVDAAEQALLAFEAGPWGKQYPTVVSAWKRAWDRVIPFFVFPPAIRKVIYTTNAIESINAQLRKIIKTRGHFPTDEAATKLIWLALRNITANWGSAAHDWKSAMNQFSILYGDRFIRPTW from the coding sequence ATGCCGACCAAAAAGAAACCGGCCCGTGAGGCCCTGCGAGACCTTCCATCTATTCCAAAAGAGCTGATCGACCAGTTCGTCAGCGGCCCGATGAGTGCCGAAGCCATTCAGGATGCCTCGATGGCGTTTAAAAAGGCACTTATCGAGCGAGCCCTTGGTGCCGAGTTGGGCCACCACCTTGGCTACCCTCAGGGCGCGGAGCGCCCTGAGGAATCGAGCAACCAACGCAACGGCAAAAGTGGCAAAACGGTGCTGACCGATGACGGCCCGTTGCGTCTCGACATTCCCAGAGATCGCGATGGAAGCTTTGCCCCGATCTTGATCCCTAAGCATGAGCGCCGTTTTACAGGCTTTGATGACAAGATCATCGCGATGTATGCCCGAGGTATGACGGTTCGCGAAATCCGGGCGTTTCTCTCGGAACAGTACGGAACAGACGTCTCCCACGACTTCATCAGTTCTGTCACTGACGCAGTTTTGGAGGAGGTTACCGCCTGGCAACAGCGACCGCTTGAACCGATGTACCCGGTAATTTTCTTCGATGCATTGCGAGTCAAAATTCGCGACGAAGGCCTGGTTCGCAACAAAGCGATTTACTTGGCACTGGGAGTATTGCCGGACGGAACGCGAGATATCCTGGGAATTTGGATTGAAACAACCGAAGGCGCCAAGTTTTGGATGAAGGTCTTTAACGACCTGAAAACCCGAGGTGTCGAAGACGTCTTGATCGCGGTGACTGATGGTCTCAAAGGCATGCCCGAAGCGCTGAGTGCTGTATTTCCTGAGACGACATTGCAGACCTGTATCGTCCACTTGATCCGTAACAGCCTCGATTACGCCCCGTGGGATAAGCGCCGTGAGCTGGCCAAGGCACTGAAGCCGATCTATCAAGCACTCAATGTTGACGCTGCAGAACAAGCGCTACTGGCTTTCGAAGCCGGGCCTTGGGGTAAGCAATATCCGACGGTCGTATCGGCTTGGAAACGTGCTTGGGATCGAGTTATACCGTTCTTTGTGTTTCCCCCGGCGATACGCAAAGTGATCTACACAACCAACGCCATCGAGAGTATCAATGCCCAGTTGCGCAAGATCATCAAGACGCGAGGCCACTTCCCAACGGATGAGGCCGCGACAAAACTAATCTGGCTGGCATTGCGAAATATCACCGCGAACTGGGGCAGCGCAGCTCATGATTGGAAGAGCGCGATGAATCAATTTTCGATTCTGTACGGAGATCGATTTATCAGGCCGACCTGGTAA
- a CDS encoding NUDIX hydrolase: MPLSAYLHTVDLCVLFYCRASGELKLLLNKRDAEPFAGHWALPGVVVNGGVQDLSLQDAVERLRASDKVGLALAWSEQVGTVGDAFRDPRCWSSSTYYLAILAHEVALADHQAWFSLSAVADGSLKLPFDHNLIVAAVQERLVSKSLYSSLPLMFLGDEFSAPQATTIFSLVLSRPVLKTSIRQRLLKLTEAGYLRETGRKKQGEGGRPQATVENVKPGEIYFFDRSFAD, encoded by the coding sequence ATGCCCCTTAGCGCCTACCTCCACACCGTCGACCTGTGCGTGCTGTTTTACTGCCGTGCATCGGGCGAACTGAAACTGCTGCTGAACAAGCGCGACGCCGAGCCTTTCGCCGGGCATTGGGCGTTACCGGGCGTGGTGGTCAACGGCGGTGTGCAAGATCTGAGCCTCCAGGATGCCGTGGAACGCTTGCGCGCCAGTGACAAGGTCGGCCTGGCGCTGGCCTGGAGCGAACAAGTGGGCACGGTGGGCGATGCGTTTCGCGACCCGCGTTGCTGGTCGTCGTCCACCTACTACCTGGCGATCCTGGCGCATGAGGTGGCCTTGGCTGACCATCAGGCTTGGTTCTCGTTGAGCGCGGTGGCCGATGGCAGCCTCAAGCTGCCGTTCGATCACAACCTGATCGTGGCCGCAGTGCAGGAGCGGTTGGTGTCGAAATCGCTGTACAGCAGTTTGCCGCTGATGTTCCTGGGCGATGAATTCAGCGCGCCGCAAGCGACCACGATCTTTTCGCTGGTGCTGTCACGGCCGGTGTTGAAGACCAGTATTCGCCAGCGGTTATTGAAGCTGACTGAGGCGGGATATTTGCGCGAGACGGGGCGCAAGAAGCAGGGAGAAGGTGGCAGGCCCCAGGCAACGGTTGAGAATGTGAAGCCTGGAGAGATTTACTTTTTTGATCGCAGTTTTGCCGACTAG
- a CDS encoding nicotinamidase: MTLAKTALASFDVDAQKSFTPLCPNELPVAGGDQIGAELNYMASLAGHRVGSKDAHTPHAPWVVTHASEMMKTTGLVHADLTWVSHCVPGTEGFTLLDELPTPYDYDYFIWKGVEPDLHPYGACYHDLHDKLSTGVIEYLKAQGVSRVIVGGLALDFCVKTTALQLLKAGLEVVLHLPACRGISEEGGVQAVNELLKAGAGISRTREELAAMAAR; this comes from the coding sequence ATGACCCTCGCGAAAACCGCCCTTGCTTCATTCGACGTCGACGCCCAGAAGAGTTTCACGCCGCTGTGCCCCAACGAGTTGCCGGTGGCCGGTGGCGACCAGATCGGTGCCGAACTCAACTACATGGCCAGCCTTGCCGGCCATCGCGTCGGCAGCAAAGACGCGCACACCCCGCACGCACCTTGGGTGGTCACACACGCGAGCGAGATGATGAAAACCACCGGCCTGGTGCACGCCGACCTCACCTGGGTCAGCCACTGCGTACCGGGGACCGAAGGCTTTACCTTGCTTGATGAGCTGCCCACGCCCTATGACTACGACTACTTCATCTGGAAAGGCGTCGAACCCGACCTGCACCCCTACGGTGCCTGCTACCACGACCTGCACGACAAGCTGTCCACCGGCGTGATCGAGTACCTCAAGGCCCAAGGCGTCAGCCGTGTGATCGTCGGTGGCCTGGCCCTGGACTTCTGCGTCAAGACCACCGCCCTGCAACTGCTCAAGGCCGGCCTGGAAGTGGTGCTGCACCTGCCGGCATGCCGCGGTATCAGCGAGGAGGGCGGTGTACAGGCCGTCAATGAGTTGCTCAAGGCCGGTGCCGGCATCAGCCGCACCCGCGAAGAACTGGCCGCGATGGCCGCGCGTTAA
- the pncB gene encoding nicotinate phosphoribosyltransferase, with the protein MESAYDYENPVIQGLLDTDYYTFTMMQAVLHQHPNVDVEYNFIVRSKEKLGHLIPLLRDELEKLAGLHMRDGELRFLFSPRFREYLTPDYERFLGLFRFNLRYIHVSEVDGQLNIRVVGPMLHCIMFEQPVLALVSELRNRDKYPDVTLEDVTRKLYQKFDWLEKNLTRDELADLRVSDFSTRRRLSFKAQREVVGIMRRDFPGQFVGTSNAHLAYEFDLPLIGTMAHQWLMVHQQLGRLRESQNAALENWVREYRGRLGIALTDCISTDFFLKDFDLYFAKLYDGLRQDSGDPIAWADKVLARYTQLGIDPMTKDLMFSDGLNFEKCLPILRHVRGKAKFGFGMGTSLACDVDGVEPLSIVMKLVRVHGEPVVKFSDDPIKNVCEDASFLQYAAKVFNVGKVEV; encoded by the coding sequence ATGGAAAGTGCCTACGACTACGAAAACCCGGTGATCCAAGGCTTGCTCGACACCGACTACTACACCTTCACCATGATGCAGGCGGTGTTGCACCAGCACCCCAATGTGGATGTGGAATACAACTTCATCGTCCGCTCCAAAGAAAAGCTCGGCCACCTGATCCCGCTACTGCGCGATGAGCTGGAAAAACTCGCCGGCCTGCACATGCGTGATGGCGAGCTGCGCTTTCTGTTCAGCCCGCGCTTTCGCGAATACCTGACCCCGGACTACGAGCGCTTCCTCGGCCTGTTTCGCTTCAACCTGCGTTATATCCACGTCAGCGAAGTCGATGGCCAACTGAACATCCGCGTGGTCGGCCCGATGCTGCACTGCATCATGTTCGAGCAGCCCGTGCTGGCGCTGGTCAGCGAGTTGCGCAACCGCGACAAATACCCCGACGTGACCCTGGAGGACGTCACCCGCAAGCTCTACCAGAAGTTCGACTGGCTGGAGAAAAACCTCACCCGCGATGAACTGGCCGACCTGCGCGTCTCCGACTTCTCCACCCGCCGTCGCCTGTCCTTCAAGGCCCAGCGCGAAGTGGTGGGCATCATGCGCCGCGACTTCCCCGGCCAGTTCGTCGGCACCAGCAACGCGCACCTGGCCTACGAGTTCGACCTGCCGCTGATCGGCACCATGGCCCACCAATGGCTGATGGTGCACCAGCAACTGGGGCGCCTGCGCGAAAGCCAGAACGCGGCGCTGGAAAACTGGGTGCGTGAATACCGTGGTCGCCTGGGCATCGCCTTGACCGACTGCATCAGCACTGACTTTTTCCTCAAGGACTTTGACCTGTACTTCGCCAAGCTCTACGACGGTCTGCGCCAGGATTCCGGTGACCCCATCGCCTGGGCCGACAAGGTACTGGCCCGCTACACGCAACTGGGCATCGACCCCATGACCAAGGACCTGATGTTCTCCGATGGCCTGAACTTCGAAAAATGCCTGCCGATCCTGCGCCACGTGCGTGGCAAGGCCAAGTTCGGCTTTGGCATGGGCACCAGTCTGGCCTGCGACGTGGACGGCGTAGAGCCGCTGAGCATTGTGATGAAACTGGTGCGGGTGCACGGCGAACCGGTGGTGAAGTTTTCCGATGACCCGATCAAGAACGTCTGCGAAGACGCCTCGTTTTTGCAGTATGCGGCCAAGGTGTTCAACGTCGGCAAGGTGGAGGTGTGA
- the nadE gene encoding ammonia-dependent NAD(+) synthetase: MQDRIAQELNIDRQLVKGGEAKEIQRRIDFIKTALQQSGCKALVLGISGGVDSLTAGRLCQLAVEQLRSEHYAARFIAMRLPYRTQADEHDAQAALGFISPDHIDTLNIAASVDGLMASLTATEASAAHVDFIKGNVKARTRMIAQYAVANLHNGLVVGTDHGAEALMGFFTKFGDGACDLAPLSGLTKTQVRLLASALGAPQNLVHKHPTADLEELAPGKLDEQSYGCTYEEIDAYLMGEPVSERVRAIVEGAYSKTAHKRALPIAPV, from the coding sequence ATGCAAGATCGTATCGCGCAGGAACTGAATATCGACCGGCAACTGGTGAAAGGCGGTGAGGCCAAGGAGATCCAACGGCGCATCGATTTCATCAAGACCGCGTTGCAGCAGTCGGGCTGCAAGGCCCTGGTGCTGGGCATCAGCGGCGGCGTGGACTCGCTCACCGCAGGCCGTCTATGCCAATTGGCCGTGGAGCAACTGCGCAGCGAACACTACGCCGCGCGCTTTATCGCCATGCGCCTGCCCTACAGAACCCAGGCCGATGAACACGACGCCCAGGCCGCCCTGGGCTTCATCAGCCCGGACCACATCGACACCCTCAACATCGCCGCCAGCGTCGACGGCCTGATGGCCAGCCTCACCGCCACCGAGGCCAGCGCCGCCCACGTCGATTTCATCAAGGGCAACGTCAAGGCCCGTACCCGCATGATCGCGCAATACGCGGTGGCCAACCTGCACAACGGCCTGGTGGTCGGCACCGATCATGGCGCCGAAGCGTTGATGGGGTTCTTCACCAAGTTTGGCGATGGCGCCTGCGACCTGGCACCGCTCTCTGGCCTGACCAAAACCCAGGTGCGCCTGCTGGCCAGCGCCCTCGGCGCCCCGCAGAACCTGGTGCACAAGCACCCCACGGCCGACCTCGAAGAACTGGCACCGGGCAAGCTGGATGAGCAGTCATACGGCTGCACGTACGAAGAGATTGATGCGTACCTGATGGGCGAGCCGGTGAGTGAGCGGGTGAGGGCGATTGTCGAAGGCGCGTACAGCAAGACCGCGCACAAGCGTGCGCTGCCGATTGCTCCGGTTTGA
- a CDS encoding AAA family ATPase: protein MPLLPPSDHYRRRLLATGTSDFLYHGQLSRVPQELDTVKAAFTSLNYQLIEAGVSPSRGQMEEWLAHACASCDEQDLLVIYYTGHGERTDRFYLLTRETKLACSELLPTAIALDDMARIIARANAAQVLLILDVCHAGAGAGDFLKVAVALADTLPVQTTTYVIAAARHSEQADEGALSAALALALSNPDCRLGGANQPYLAMEEVMEAVKQYLRVNFPKQQAQYCSLHSDGLCLLFPNPRHRPNLKAGLDLASQRAFEMHWSPKARGVELDACGDYFTGRAKALQQIGDWLALPDEQGCVLVVTGGAGTGKSALLGRVVTLSANPRDPQDTQRQALEGHLYAHVPEGIVDVAVHARNKVLAEIVEQIAAGFSLPERDVASVLESLAKRQRKTVIVIDALDEADDSQDVARQLLLPLSELQHVFLLVGTRPDATASEQRFQALGTHTLEINLDQACHLESGDVALYVERRLRAEAEPGRYSPYREESELAREVALAVASRAGHVYLVAHTVVLALLNMGEAVDTSRQGWIDQLPTGLMQAFRQYLALLDKPAAALDSATVYTVLSALAFAQGEGMPWVELWPAAASALSNRVITDEDIIQVRGFAAPFIVESIESGRSVYRLYHEQLAEQLREIAGKQPGVYRRLWDALLATVPIDSIGKRLWANAHPYLKRHASSFAAKAGVLDELITDPEFLLASDPEILRSHLKVSAASSYSLEQTYLSIFGTLRELPEPERRAYLALALMQRALPPLAPSAPNGARSQWMPAWAAWNRPKNSGLIDARDSSVTALSTGLWNPHTPVALVGRADGQIEVFRLSDGHKLAGWAPFLDKEVTRLALTQTPEGEVLVASWGAQLGATNLRHQQDRFALMPADAHAGRITALTLVEQDGRHFCVSAHQGKYYPAKLPKIAVCENDLYLWDLADFSLVRHKTGASLATICQLVAFKSSAGMRLLSGGYTHFSGARCAPGLRLWTMDLDVVWETPTTIDSEDVETIQLREIAGVTYAVTADSMRPYRVWRAHSEGLTPLYCASETVNDAWLLGDTMPVTLQVRRAERFERFSLDLEGASARVVSQEPECCLEGGAGDGFWSAPVTIEGAPCVISASVGSVSIWTLNNASAREGVAQAPEFPPDDIHCMYIDERCTASVYGGTTRGVLVAVDVVTGRQAWQRSLNAPYQIRSLSGYVDAGRLTLVAASQGSLYLVCVGDASAPVQTIEAGGDVIKLDVVWHDGEPVAFASVCEGHVNAIRAWNLRTRIELDTRAGRPQAAWNYQLTTGEEDKPLLSLACQADGASTRIVFASKYSKVMIAQYPPVRHHRLIPEVFRTLHIPGSQIARVLSTAQSADGVFLAAGTDEGQIAMWHVPSLERLAQRKGAHLNGDVTALAFCDERKQLLLASGGGDGVVRFWDSDLNALMQVNVTAPVRALAFLGGMRVVVATLRGIVMINVDI, encoded by the coding sequence ATGCCATTGCTGCCGCCTTCTGATCACTACCGTCGACGTTTATTGGCGACGGGCACCAGTGACTTTCTATACCACGGGCAACTTTCTCGCGTGCCGCAAGAGTTGGACACGGTAAAAGCTGCCTTTACCTCACTGAACTACCAGTTGATTGAAGCCGGCGTGTCGCCTTCGCGCGGGCAAATGGAAGAGTGGTTGGCGCACGCGTGCGCCAGCTGCGATGAGCAGGATTTGCTGGTGATCTATTACACCGGCCATGGGGAACGAACGGATCGCTTTTACCTGTTGACCCGTGAGACGAAGCTGGCGTGTTCTGAGCTTCTTCCCACCGCCATCGCCCTTGACGACATGGCGCGAATTATCGCCAGGGCCAACGCTGCCCAAGTGTTGCTGATATTGGATGTGTGTCATGCGGGGGCTGGCGCTGGGGACTTTTTGAAAGTCGCCGTGGCATTGGCAGATACGCTCCCCGTACAGACAACCACGTACGTGATTGCAGCGGCACGCCATAGTGAACAGGCCGATGAAGGTGCCTTGAGCGCGGCATTGGCGTTGGCGCTGAGCAATCCTGACTGTCGCTTGGGTGGGGCCAACCAGCCTTACCTGGCGATGGAAGAGGTGATGGAGGCGGTTAAACAGTATTTGCGGGTTAACTTTCCCAAGCAGCAGGCGCAGTATTGCTCCCTGCATTCAGACGGTCTCTGCCTGCTGTTTCCGAACCCTCGACATCGGCCGAATCTCAAGGCAGGCCTTGATCTGGCCAGTCAGCGGGCGTTCGAAATGCATTGGTCGCCTAAAGCGCGCGGCGTAGAGCTCGATGCCTGCGGGGATTACTTCACGGGGCGAGCCAAGGCACTGCAGCAAATCGGCGACTGGCTGGCATTGCCGGACGAACAGGGATGCGTGCTGGTGGTGACCGGCGGGGCGGGAACCGGAAAGTCCGCTTTGCTGGGCCGTGTCGTGACGTTGTCTGCCAACCCGCGCGATCCGCAGGATACACAACGGCAAGCGCTTGAAGGGCACCTCTACGCCCACGTGCCCGAGGGCATTGTCGATGTGGCGGTGCATGCGCGGAACAAAGTGCTGGCCGAGATCGTTGAACAAATAGCAGCTGGGTTCAGTTTGCCCGAGCGTGATGTGGCGTCAGTGCTGGAGTCTTTGGCGAAGCGCCAGAGAAAGACGGTGATTGTGATCGACGCGCTTGACGAAGCTGATGACAGCCAGGACGTCGCACGTCAATTGCTCTTGCCTCTGTCCGAGCTCCAGCATGTATTCCTGTTGGTCGGCACTCGTCCTGATGCAACGGCGAGCGAGCAACGCTTTCAGGCCCTGGGCACCCATACCCTTGAGATCAATCTTGACCAGGCGTGTCATCTCGAGTCCGGCGACGTTGCGTTGTATGTCGAGCGCCGGCTCAGGGCCGAGGCGGAGCCGGGCCGTTACTCGCCTTACCGGGAAGAGTCGGAGTTGGCGAGGGAGGTCGCCCTGGCGGTTGCCTCACGTGCCGGGCATGTCTACCTGGTAGCTCATACGGTGGTGCTTGCCCTGTTGAACATGGGGGAAGCCGTCGACACTTCGCGCCAAGGCTGGATAGATCAACTGCCCACCGGCCTCATGCAAGCGTTCAGGCAGTACCTGGCCTTGCTGGACAAACCCGCTGCTGCCTTGGATTCGGCCACGGTATACACGGTGTTGAGCGCGTTGGCGTTCGCTCAAGGGGAGGGCATGCCGTGGGTCGAGTTGTGGCCTGCTGCTGCCAGTGCGCTGAGCAATCGCGTCATCACGGATGAAGACATCATTCAGGTCAGGGGCTTTGCCGCCCCTTTCATTGTGGAGTCCATCGAAAGCGGACGTTCGGTGTATCGCCTGTACCATGAGCAACTTGCCGAACAACTGCGCGAGATCGCCGGCAAGCAGCCTGGGGTCTACCGCCGATTGTGGGACGCGCTGCTCGCCACGGTGCCCATCGACAGCATTGGAAAACGCCTGTGGGCCAACGCTCATCCTTACCTCAAGCGCCATGCGTCCTCGTTTGCGGCCAAGGCCGGTGTGCTTGATGAGTTGATCACCGATCCAGAATTTTTGTTGGCCAGCGATCCCGAGATACTGCGCAGTCATCTCAAGGTAAGCGCGGCCTCAAGTTATTCCCTGGAGCAGACGTACCTGAGCATTTTTGGCACGTTGCGCGAGCTACCTGAACCCGAGCGCAGGGCCTACCTGGCCCTGGCCCTTATGCAGAGGGCGTTACCGCCCTTGGCGCCAAGCGCTCCCAACGGAGCGCGCAGTCAGTGGATGCCGGCCTGGGCGGCCTGGAACCGCCCGAAGAACAGCGGGCTGATAGATGCGCGTGACTCCAGCGTGACCGCGTTGAGTACGGGGTTGTGGAACCCCCATACCCCTGTCGCCTTAGTCGGGCGTGCAGACGGGCAGATTGAGGTGTTCAGGCTCAGCGATGGTCATAAGTTGGCTGGCTGGGCACCGTTTCTCGATAAGGAGGTGACCCGCCTGGCGCTCACCCAGACGCCGGAAGGTGAGGTGCTGGTCGCAAGTTGGGGGGCGCAACTGGGGGCTACCAACCTGAGGCATCAGCAGGATCGATTTGCGTTGATGCCTGCTGATGCCCATGCCGGCAGAATCACTGCCCTCACGCTTGTTGAGCAAGACGGCCGCCACTTTTGTGTGAGTGCCCATCAAGGCAAGTATTACCCGGCGAAACTGCCGAAAATAGCCGTTTGCGAAAACGACCTGTACCTCTGGGACCTTGCGGACTTCAGTTTGGTTCGACACAAAACAGGCGCCTCGTTGGCAACTATTTGCCAACTTGTCGCATTCAAATCCTCCGCCGGCATGCGGCTTCTATCGGGAGGGTATACCCATTTTTCTGGGGCCAGATGTGCGCCTGGTCTACGTCTTTGGACGATGGACCTTGACGTGGTGTGGGAGACGCCAACGACGATCGACAGTGAAGATGTAGAAACTATCCAACTGAGGGAGATAGCCGGTGTGACCTACGCCGTTACGGCTGATTCCATGCGCCCTTACCGCGTATGGCGAGCCCATAGCGAAGGACTCACGCCGCTGTATTGCGCTAGCGAGACCGTCAATGACGCGTGGCTACTGGGCGACACCATGCCGGTAACCCTTCAGGTCCGGCGGGCGGAGCGCTTCGAACGGTTTAGCCTGGACCTGGAAGGCGCCTCTGCACGGGTCGTATCGCAGGAGCCTGAATGTTGCCTGGAAGGGGGTGCCGGCGACGGGTTCTGGTCTGCCCCTGTCACGATAGAGGGAGCCCCTTGCGTTATCAGTGCCTCCGTCGGCTCGGTGAGTATTTGGACGCTGAACAATGCGTCTGCACGGGAAGGAGTGGCGCAGGCGCCCGAATTTCCCCCCGATGACATCCATTGCATGTACATCGACGAGCGGTGTACGGCGTCCGTTTACGGTGGCACGACTCGGGGCGTTTTAGTCGCGGTTGACGTTGTGACCGGACGGCAGGCCTGGCAGCGCAGCCTCAATGCGCCGTATCAGATCCGCTCGTTATCAGGCTATGTGGATGCGGGAAGGCTCACGTTGGTTGCGGCGTCCCAGGGCAGCCTCTATCTCGTCTGCGTTGGCGATGCGTCAGCTCCAGTCCAGACCATTGAGGCTGGGGGCGATGTGATTAAGCTGGATGTCGTATGGCACGACGGCGAGCCTGTGGCCTTTGCGTCTGTGTGCGAAGGGCATGTCAATGCGATTCGCGCCTGGAATTTGCGTACACGCATCGAACTCGATACCCGCGCCGGTCGGCCCCAGGCGGCGTGGAATTATCAGCTCACGACAGGCGAGGAGGACAAGCCGTTGCTGAGCCTGGCCTGTCAGGCAGACGGGGCCTCTACGCGGATCGTATTTGCCAGTAAATACTCCAAAGTCATGATTGCGCAGTACCCGCCGGTCAGGCATCACCGGCTAATTCCTGAAGTGTTCAGGACATTGCATATTCCAGGCAGCCAGATAGCCCGCGTGCTATCGACCGCCCAAAGCGCAGATGGCGTGTTTCTGGCGGCGGGCACGGATGAAGGCCAGATCGCGATGTGGCACGTGCCGTCGCTGGAGCGGCTCGCCCAGCGTAAAGGCGCTCACCTCAACGGTGATGTGACGGCCCTTGCATTTTGCGATGAGCGCAAACAGTTGCTCTTGGCGTCGGGCGGCGGCGACGGCGTTGTCAGGTTCTGGGATAGCGACTTGAATGCCTTAATGCAGGTCAACGTGACGGCGCCGGTTCGAGCTCTTGCCTTCCTGGGGGGCATGCGTGTGGTGGTGGCGACGCTGCGGGGTATTGTGATGATCAACGTTGACATCTAG
- a CDS encoding MATE family efflux transporter, which yields MQSPLQRPLWQVYLIFLAPMVLSNFLQSFSGTLNGIYVGQMLGTQALAAVSGMFPIVFFFIALVIGLGAGASVLIGQAWGAQETAMVKSITGATLTLGALVGLIAAVLGSLFARPALQALGTPVDVLDDAVGYAQVMMLIMPLLLVFILYTQLLRGVSDTISPLLALIVSTLVGLLLTPALIRGWIGLPPLGIQSAVYAGFVGNALAMLFLILRLRHKHHVMAPDRELLAALRLDRVILGKVLRIGLPTGLQMVVLSLSELVILALVNGHGSQATAAYGAVTQIVNYVQFPALSIAITASILGAQAIGAGRLERIGPILRTGLLINTCLTGGLIVLGYALSHWLLGLFITDDAARVKAEHLLHIMLWSILVFGFQAVIGGIMRASGVVLMPVAISIFCVLCVQLPMAYLLNAHFGLEGVWMAFPVTYLAMLGLQTAYYRLVWRHKQIKRLV from the coding sequence ATGCAAAGCCCTTTGCAACGCCCGCTCTGGCAGGTCTACCTGATCTTTCTGGCACCGATGGTGCTGTCCAACTTCCTGCAAAGTTTTTCTGGCACGCTCAACGGCATCTATGTCGGGCAGATGCTCGGCACCCAGGCGTTGGCAGCGGTGTCGGGGATGTTTCCCATCGTGTTTTTCTTTATCGCCCTGGTGATCGGCCTGGGGGCGGGGGCTTCGGTGTTGATCGGCCAAGCGTGGGGCGCGCAGGAAACCGCGATGGTCAAGTCGATTACCGGCGCCACCCTGACCCTCGGTGCGCTGGTGGGCTTGATCGCGGCGGTGCTCGGCAGTCTGTTTGCGCGCCCGGCGTTGCAGGCACTGGGCACGCCGGTCGACGTGCTCGACGATGCGGTGGGCTATGCCCAGGTGATGATGTTGATCATGCCGCTGTTGCTGGTCTTCATCCTTTACACCCAGTTGCTGCGCGGTGTCAGCGATACGATTTCGCCGTTGCTGGCGTTGATAGTCTCGACCTTGGTCGGCCTGTTGCTGACCCCTGCGTTGATTCGTGGCTGGATCGGCCTGCCGCCCCTGGGCATCCAGAGCGCGGTGTACGCGGGCTTCGTGGGCAACGCCTTGGCGATGCTGTTTCTGATCCTGCGTCTGCGCCATAAACACCACGTAATGGCGCCGGACCGCGAACTGCTTGCGGCGTTGCGCCTGGACCGAGTCATCCTTGGCAAAGTCCTGCGCATCGGCCTGCCCACCGGCTTGCAAATGGTGGTGTTGTCACTGTCGGAACTGGTCATCCTGGCCCTGGTCAACGGTCACGGCTCCCAGGCGACGGCGGCCTATGGTGCGGTGACGCAGATCGTCAACTACGTACAGTTCCCGGCGCTGTCGATTGCCATCACCGCTTCGATCCTCGGCGCCCAGGCCATTGGCGCCGGGCGGCTGGAGCGTATCGGGCCGATCCTGCGCACCGGGTTGCTGATCAACACCTGCCTCACCGGTGGCCTGATCGTGCTGGGCTACGCGCTGTCACATTGGCTGTTGGGCCTGTTCATCACCGACGACGCAGCGCGGGTCAAGGCTGAACACCTGCTGCACATCATGCTCTGGAGCATCCTGGTGTTCGGCTTCCAGGCGGTGATCGGCGGGATCATGCGCGCCAGCGGCGTGGTGCTGATGCCAGTGGCGATCTCGATCTTCTGCGTGCTCTGCGTGCAGTTGCCGATGGCGTATCTGCTCAATGCGCACTTCGGCCTGGAAGGGGTGTGGATGGCGTTTCCGGTGACGTACCTGGCGATGTTGGGGTTGCAGACGGCGTATTATCGGTTGGTTTGGCGGCATAAGCAGATCAAGCGATTGGTGTGA
- a CDS encoding TetR/AcrR family transcriptional regulator, protein MSRARTEMIEDTRSRLIASARQAFATHGYANTSMDDFTAHVGLTRGALYHHFGDKKGLLAAVVAQLDSEMDAQLQHISDQAPSPWAGFCERCRAYLRMAQEGEIRRIVLQDAPAVLGDTGSEQHCVESLRLLLETLMQTGVIQQVPSRALAQLINGGLVNTALWIARDEHPGTKLDEGLLALDLILRGLKQ, encoded by the coding sequence ATGAGCCGAGCCCGTACCGAAATGATCGAAGACACCCGCTCTCGACTGATTGCCAGCGCACGCCAGGCCTTCGCCACACACGGCTATGCGAACACCTCGATGGACGACTTCACCGCTCATGTCGGGCTGACACGGGGGGCGTTGTACCATCACTTCGGTGACAAAAAGGGCTTGCTGGCGGCGGTGGTCGCTCAACTCGACAGTGAGATGGACGCGCAACTGCAGCACATCAGCGACCAGGCCCCATCGCCGTGGGCCGGCTTTTGCGAGCGCTGCCGGGCTTACTTGCGCATGGCCCAGGAGGGCGAAATCCGGCGCATCGTCTTGCAGGACGCACCGGCCGTATTGGGCGATACCGGCTCCGAACAGCACTGCGTGGAATCGTTGCGCTTACTGCTCGAAACCCTGATGCAGACAGGCGTCATTCAACAAGTCCCCAGCCGCGCACTGGCGCAGTTGATCAATGGCGGGCTGGTCAACACCGCGCTGTGGATCGCCCGGGATGAACACCCAGGCACGAAGCTGGATGAAGGTTTGTTGGCCCTCGACCTGATCTTGCGCGGCCTCAAACAGTAA